AAGGAGTCCGTGGCGGCATCTCTCCCAGACACATACGTAATGTCTTTCGCCGTTTCTGCTGATATGCGGTGAAGCGTTCTGGTGAACTCAGTGCCTGCTCGAATTCTGTTCGACGTTCATCGAGTGCCCGATGACTCTGTCCGCGCAACCAGCTGCGCATCATCTGCTGTGTTTTGTCTGCATTGAAATCGGGAGGCAATACGCGATAGGGTTTCTGGGCCAGGCTTTCGCTGCAGATGGAGCTTAGAATGATGACCAGGCTGAGAATAAATGACTTCACGGAAGTTTCCGTTCTGACAGGTTGGACGCTGGGGTAAGTTGGGTCTGACTTCATCCTAACAGCTCACTTTCACTCAAGTCCAGTGTGATTGATGTCCCGCTATGAGAGGACCCGATAATTGAAATCGGTGTCGAGAGTCAGTTGCGCATTTGTGATACCCGGTACCTGATGGCTATAATTAACTTTCAATCTAGTGTGTTACCCGTCTAAGTCAAACCTTTCTATCGACTGTTTTATGTCATCAAAGAGCCACATCAGGGGAGTTAACAGATGCGCTTTTCTGGAATTACCTGCCTTATCCTGGTACAGCTGTTCGTATCAGCTGTCTTAGCAGGAACGCCTCGACCGGATATGGTCATCTTTCTCTCAGACGATCATACCTGGCGTGATTCCTCAGTCTATGGCTCTCCCGATATCAAAACTCCCAATATGGATCGCCTGGCGGCCCAGGGGATGACGTTCAACAACGCGTTTGTTGCTTCTCCCAGTTGTGCCCCCAGTCGCGCCGCGTTGCTCACAGGATTGTATCCTGCCAATAACGGAGCAGAACCGAATCACTCACGGCCACGGGCCGAAATCAAGAAGTTGCCCGCGTACCTGCAGGAACTGGGATACGAGGTCGTCTCATTCGGCAAGGTCGGCCATTATAAACAGACGCCTGAATACGGGTTCGACATCGCCCGTCATTTTCGCTATCACGAAGACATCGCCATTCTCAAAGCCATTGAATGGCTCCAGCAGCGCGAGAGTGAAAGGCCACTCTGTCTGTTTGTCGGTACCAACTGGCCTCACGTACCCTGGCCGGAAGAGATTGGCGACATCGATCCCGCCGCATTGCAGGTACCTCCTCATCATGTGGATACGCCGGTCACGCGAGAGTGGCGGGCGAAATACATGGCCGCCATTCAGACTATGGATCGCGAACTGGGGCAAGTCTATGACGTGGCTCGACAGAAACTGGGAGATGATGTCTTCTTTCTGCATACCAGCGATCATGGCGCACAGTGGCCGTTTGGAAAATGGAATCTGTATGACGAAGGGATTCGCACCCCATTGATTGTCAGCTGGCCGGAGCAGATCAAACCGGGGGTTCGTACAGACGCGATGGCATCCTGGATTGATATTCTTCCGACACTGATCGATGTCGCCGGAGGCACGCCCCCTGACTCCATTGATGGCCGCAGCCTGCTCCCCGTCTTGAAAGGGGAAACAACCACACATCGCGAGGTTATCTTCACCACGCATTCGGGGGACGGTGATAACAATGTCTACCCGATGCGGGCTGCTCGAACGCTGGATGGCTGGAAGTACATCCGTAATCTGCATCCCGAGTTCCGGTTTACCAGTCACGTGACGAATGCACGTGCCAAGAACGGCTATTGGGACAGTTGGGTTCAAAAGGCAATCGCCCATCCCCAGGCACGACAGAAGGTGCGACGTTATCTCGAACGACCGGATGAAGAATTGTACCAGGTCAATACTGATCCCTATGAGCAGCAGAATCGAGTCAATGAACCTGAGCAGGCGGAACGTCTGCGCATGCTGCGAGAACAGGTCGATGACTGGCTGGCGGAAACGGGAGACCAGAAAAATGTCTATGGCCGACCACAGCGGATTGCCGCTGAGGATAAACCGAATGTGATCATGGTCTTCATTGACGACATGGGCTGGTCTGATCTCTCCTGCTTTCAGGGAACTGCTGTCAAAACAGATAATATTGATCGGCTGGCTGCCGAGGGAATCCGATTTACGAATTTTTATGTGAATTCACCCATCTGCTCTCCGTCGCGGGTTGCTTTGACCACAGGACAATATCCTCAGCGCTGGCGAATCAATTCTTATCTGGCGCAACGCAAAAAGAACCGGGAACGCGGGCTGGCGCAGTGGCTGGATCCCAAGGCACCTGTGCTGGCGCGGGAACTGAAGCATGCGGGGTACGCGACAGGGCACTTTGGAAAATGGCACATGGGCGGCCAGCGGGATGTGGGAGAAGCGCCTTTGATCACCCGCTACGGTTTTGATCATAGCCTGACGAACTTTGAAGGCCTCGGCCCACGTGTTTTGCCTCTGAAGGACGCCTATGATGGAAAGCCTCCCCAGAAACATGATCTCGGTTCCGCCAACCTCGGACATGGTCCCATTCGCTGGGAAGATCGTTCCGTCGTAACGGCCGCTTTTGTAAAAGACGCTCTGAACTTTATCGATCAGGCTGAAGCGACGGGCCAGCCTTTCTATCTGAACCTCTGGCCCGATGATGTCCATTCTCCATTCTTTCCGCCCGAAGTCATGCGTGATGCGACGGACGGAAGTAAACGGGCCCTCTATTACGCGGTTCTCAAAGCCATGGATCAGCAGTTGGGGGCATTGTTTGATCGCATACGAAATGACGTGAAACTGAAAAATAATACATTGATTCTGATCGCGTCCGATAATGGTCCTGAAACCGGCGCTGGTCTTGCCAATCCATTGAGGGGGGCCAAGACCTGGCTTTATGAAGGAGGTGTTCGTTCGCCGCTGATCGTCTGGGGGCCGTCGCTGATCAATCCAAAAGCTGCTGGCACAACAAACAATACGTCCGTACTCAGTGCCTTGGATTTAAACCGCTCGCTGTATTCACTAACGGGTACAGAACTCCCACTGGGAGTCCAGCTCGATGGCGAGGATCTGGCTGATACGTTGCTGGGAAAAGAAATACAGAGCAGACAGGCACCGCTGTTCTGGAGACGTCCCCCCGATCGACCGGGGACCAGGAAAGAACCAAATCCGGATCTGGCCGTCCGTGAGGGGAAATGGAAGTTTTACATGAACTACGACCAGACAGGGATTCAGCTCTACGATCTCCAACAGGATGTCTCGGAAACCACGAACCAGGCATCACAACAACCAGATCTGGTCAAACGCTTGCAGCAGGCGGTCAACGACTGGAATTCCAGTCTTCCTGCAGACGCCGGAGATCCCAACTGGCGGCCGAAAAAGAAACCTGCCAAGACAGGAAAGGCAAAGGCCGCAAACTGAATTTTGAGTCTCATTATTCTCTCCAGAATGCCTGTATTGAGTGATGATCTCACGCTTGGAGTGGATCTGCTGAAAAAAGTTAGGATTCATAAGAAAAGATTGAATTGATCGAATTCATCGGCTAGAATCAGACTACCGATCAAGATATGTTCATGCGTCGGTCCCTGCTCGCATCATCCTACCCAAATAGCGTGACCCTATGAGATTACGTTCCTTCCACACAATGGTAGCGTGTCTGGTGTTGTTTCTGTCAGGAATCACATCGACTGTCACTGCCCAGACTCCACTGCATCAGCAGATCGATCAGCTTATTGCTGAAGGAAAGCCGCAGTTTGAAAAACAGGCTGCTCCTCTGGCCGATGATGCCACGTTCCTGAGGCGGGTGACCCTGGACCTGACCGGGACCATTCCCACAGCTGATGAAGTTCGAACCTTTGTCGCGGATTCGTCTCCCGACAAACGCAGCCAGCGGATCGACCAGTTACTTGCCTCACCAGAACACGCCCGACGGTTACAGTATCTGTTCGACACGATGTTGATGGAGCGTCGACCGGGCAAATATGTGAAGACAGCTGAATGGGAAGAATACCTGCGTCAATCTTTTCTGGAGAACCGTCCCTGGGATGAACTGGTTCATGAAATTCTGACTGTCGACGGAACAGATAAGACAACACGACCCGCGGCCCGTTTTCTGTTGGATCGGGAATTAAAATCCGAAGTCGTGACGCGCGATCTGGGCCGTATTTTTCTCGGACGCGATCTGCAATGTGCCCAATGCCATGATCATCCCAACGTGAATGATTACCTGCAGCGACACTACCATGGTCTGGATGCCTTCCTGAGCCGCAGCTATCTCTTCAAAGATCCCAAGACCAAGCAGGCCTCGATCGGTGAAAAAGCCGAAGGCCAGGTCTCCTTTACCTCCGTGTTTACCAAAGAAGAGGGGATGACCGCCCCCCGGGTACTGGATCTTCCCGAAATTCCAGATCCGGCGGACGCGAAAAAAGCGTACAAAGTTAAACCCGCAAAGAATGTGCGTTCGGTCCCTGTTTACAGTCGACGTTTGCAACTGGCGGATGCACTGACCAGTCAAAATAACGGGGCGTTCCAGAAGAACATCGTTAACCGTCTCTGGGCCATGATGATGGGGCAGGGCCTGGTTGAACCACTCGATATGTGGCACTCGGATAATCCTCCGACCCATCCGAAAATCGTGTCGCTTCTGAGTGAAGAGCTAGCGAATCATGAGTTTAATCTGCGGTACGTGATTCGTGAGCTGGCACTGACCCAGACCTACCAGCGCAGCAGTCATGTTTCAGCTGAAACTGAGATCCCCGAGCGATCAGCTTACCAGATGGGTCTGCTCAAACCATTAACGCCCGAACAACTCGCCTGGTCCATGATGCAGGCCACCGGGGTGACCTCAGCGACCTTGGAACGTCTGCAGACGAAACAGCGCAAAGTCGATGAGAAACAGAAAACCAAAAAAGCTGATGACACTCTCTGGCAGGAAGAGGCGTTACACGGCGCATTGAAAGGGAACGTGGCTGCCTTTGTCCGGACATTTGGGATTGTCGGCGCACAGACCACACGTTTCGACGCCTCGGCTGATCAGGCCCTGTTTCTGCTAAATGGTAACACGATCCAGGCCTGGCTCGCTCCCTCTGGTAATCAATTGACGGCCCGTCTGAAGAAGCTGGATCAGCCGACCGCTATCGCAGAAGAGTTGTATCTTTCCGTATTTTCACGGTTCCCCACCGAAAAAGAAATCAAACAGGTGGCCCTGTTCCTGGAAGGTGGCCCGAAGCCTACCGACCAGGATCTGCAACAACTGATCTGGGCGGCACTCTCTTCTGACGAGTTTCGTTTCAATCATTAAACCCATCACCTGAGTTTCTCACTGAGAGGCAAAAGGACATAGTATGAAACGCAATCAAGGATGCCATTCTCTGGATCACCAGATTGCCCGGCGACAATTCCTGGCGGGGGCCGCTGGTGGAGCAGTCTGCCTGGGGCTCTCGGATCTGTCTGCACACGCCGAGACGGTGAAAAGCCAGCATAAACGGATTCTGCAGGTGTATCTCCAGGGGGGCGTCAGCCAATTGGAATCCTGGGATCCGAAACCAGGAACTGAATTCGGTGGACCGTTCCGTGCAATTCCGACCTCAGTTCCAGGCATGCATATTTCTGAGTTGCTGCCTCATACTGCCCAGAGGATGCATCTGCTCTCAATCGTTCGCAGCATTAATATTAAGACGAACGACCATTCACAGGGACGCCTGTTTATGGAGAAGGGGAGGCGGGCCGGCGAGTATCCCTATATAGGTTCGATCGCCTCAAAGTATCTCGCGCCTGCGAATAGCGAACTGCCGGGATATATTCACATTTCGACAAGAGGACTCAGCGATGCGACGGCTGCTTTCCTGGGAGCACAGCATGCCCAGCTCAAATTTGAAGGGGTGAAGCCACCTCAGAACCTGGGATTACCCAAAAACCTGAACGCGACCGCAAACACACGCCGCCTGCAACTCCGGCAGCAGTTCAACCAGCAGTTTCGACAGGGACGCCGTAAGGCACAGACGGAAACCTTCGATGCTTCGTTTCAGCAGGCTTCCAAATTGATGGCCCGCAAATCGTTCTTCGAGAAAACACCTGATGCCAAAGACCTGGAACGCTACGGCAAACATGATTTCGGCCGGAATTGCCTCCTGGCAAGAAAGCTCCTGGAGAATAATGCCACCTGTGTCAAAGTGACTCATCATGGATACGATTCTCATGCTGAAAATTTCAATTTTCATCTTGAGCAGCTCGGGGAATTCGACAAAACATTTTCCATGCTGCTCGATGATCTCCATGAGCGGGGCATGCTGGAGAGTACGTTGGTGATGGTCTATTCCGAATTCGGCCGAACCCCGAAAATCAATGTCCGCTATGGACGTGATCACTGGGGAACCGCTTGGTCGATCGCCCTGGGAGGTTGTGGTGTTCAGCCGGGAGCTATTATTGGTAAGACCAACGAAAAAGGGACTGCCGTCGCAGATCGAGAAGTCGACGCCGGTCACCTGTTTCATACCTATCTGCAGGCACTGGGCATTGATTCGACCCGCGACCATGAGATCGGCGGACGTTCGATTCCCATCGGTGATCCCACCACACAGCCCATTAAGGAGTTGTTAGCATGAAGCCGCAACAGACCACCGAACCACTTGTTGCCTCCAAACCGGTAATTGACTACAACGCCGTCGATCCGGTGCTGACCCACCAGACGGCTGAGTTCAAGCATAAATTCTCTCTGACCTCCTGCAAGGTGGATCCCACCGGAACTCATCTGGTGGCGGGAGCGGAAGATCTGGAAATTCAGGTCTGGAACTTAAAGACCAAAGCACAGAGAACACTCAAAGGACATACCAGTTGGG
This sequence is a window from Gimesia sp.. Protein-coding genes within it:
- a CDS encoding sulfatase-like hydrolase/transferase: MRFSGITCLILVQLFVSAVLAGTPRPDMVIFLSDDHTWRDSSVYGSPDIKTPNMDRLAAQGMTFNNAFVASPSCAPSRAALLTGLYPANNGAEPNHSRPRAEIKKLPAYLQELGYEVVSFGKVGHYKQTPEYGFDIARHFRYHEDIAILKAIEWLQQRESERPLCLFVGTNWPHVPWPEEIGDIDPAALQVPPHHVDTPVTREWRAKYMAAIQTMDRELGQVYDVARQKLGDDVFFLHTSDHGAQWPFGKWNLYDEGIRTPLIVSWPEQIKPGVRTDAMASWIDILPTLIDVAGGTPPDSIDGRSLLPVLKGETTTHREVIFTTHSGDGDNNVYPMRAARTLDGWKYIRNLHPEFRFTSHVTNARAKNGYWDSWVQKAIAHPQARQKVRRYLERPDEELYQVNTDPYEQQNRVNEPEQAERLRMLREQVDDWLAETGDQKNVYGRPQRIAAEDKPNVIMVFIDDMGWSDLSCFQGTAVKTDNIDRLAAEGIRFTNFYVNSPICSPSRVALTTGQYPQRWRINSYLAQRKKNRERGLAQWLDPKAPVLARELKHAGYATGHFGKWHMGGQRDVGEAPLITRYGFDHSLTNFEGLGPRVLPLKDAYDGKPPQKHDLGSANLGHGPIRWEDRSVVTAAFVKDALNFIDQAEATGQPFYLNLWPDDVHSPFFPPEVMRDATDGSKRALYYAVLKAMDQQLGALFDRIRNDVKLKNNTLILIASDNGPETGAGLANPLRGAKTWLYEGGVRSPLIVWGPSLINPKAAGTTNNTSVLSALDLNRSLYSLTGTELPLGVQLDGEDLADTLLGKEIQSRQAPLFWRRPPDRPGTRKEPNPDLAVREGKWKFYMNYDQTGIQLYDLQQDVSETTNQASQQPDLVKRLQQAVNDWNSSLPADAGDPNWRPKKKPAKTGKAKAAN
- a CDS encoding DUF1549 domain-containing protein, whose product is MLFLSGITSTVTAQTPLHQQIDQLIAEGKPQFEKQAAPLADDATFLRRVTLDLTGTIPTADEVRTFVADSSPDKRSQRIDQLLASPEHARRLQYLFDTMLMERRPGKYVKTAEWEEYLRQSFLENRPWDELVHEILTVDGTDKTTRPAARFLLDRELKSEVVTRDLGRIFLGRDLQCAQCHDHPNVNDYLQRHYHGLDAFLSRSYLFKDPKTKQASIGEKAEGQVSFTSVFTKEEGMTAPRVLDLPEIPDPADAKKAYKVKPAKNVRSVPVYSRRLQLADALTSQNNGAFQKNIVNRLWAMMMGQGLVEPLDMWHSDNPPTHPKIVSLLSEELANHEFNLRYVIRELALTQTYQRSSHVSAETEIPERSAYQMGLLKPLTPEQLAWSMMQATGVTSATLERLQTKQRKVDEKQKTKKADDTLWQEEALHGALKGNVAAFVRTFGIVGAQTTRFDASADQALFLLNGNTIQAWLAPSGNQLTARLKKLDQPTAIAEELYLSVFSRFPTEKEIKQVALFLEGGPKPTDQDLQQLIWAALSSDEFRFNH
- a CDS encoding DUF1501 domain-containing protein; translated protein: MKRNQGCHSLDHQIARRQFLAGAAGGAVCLGLSDLSAHAETVKSQHKRILQVYLQGGVSQLESWDPKPGTEFGGPFRAIPTSVPGMHISELLPHTAQRMHLLSIVRSINIKTNDHSQGRLFMEKGRRAGEYPYIGSIASKYLAPANSELPGYIHISTRGLSDATAAFLGAQHAQLKFEGVKPPQNLGLPKNLNATANTRRLQLRQQFNQQFRQGRRKAQTETFDASFQQASKLMARKSFFEKTPDAKDLERYGKHDFGRNCLLARKLLENNATCVKVTHHGYDSHAENFNFHLEQLGEFDKTFSMLLDDLHERGMLESTLVMVYSEFGRTPKINVRYGRDHWGTAWSIALGGCGVQPGAIIGKTNEKGTAVADREVDAGHLFHTYLQALGIDSTRDHEIGGRSIPIGDPTTQPIKELLA